One window of the Zygotorulaspora mrakii chromosome 6, complete sequence genome contains the following:
- the WBP1 gene encoding dolichyl-diphosphooligosaccharide-protein glycotransferase (similar to Saccharomyces cerevisiae WBP1 (YEL002C); ancestral locus Anc_7.140), whose product MLSIFTILCLSLCFFSNALSIHGSKTLVVFDDRLTQLDEFSYLFDSLKERSYELEYLSVANDSGEIELYDGETPLYNNLMIFPIKGKVLNRKLTVDSLLNFYNNDGNIFVITSPDGVAEPARMFLNELGIYPSPKDHVVVDYFQEVPSSLVISTSGIESKDIFEDIVNDSIIIENSSAALLDNRDQIIPFIAAPRTSFTEGKGKESWTTGSQGFLAAGFQSLKNSRVAWIGSDEFLKNENQNSNGKFIQGVVKWNFKEKNVIKITESVHSHADGTPYELLPYKIKDSVRYDVGISEWDGEKWVPFLATDLQFELKMIDPYYRLPLIPLNVDESTQYYSTGNFSLPDHHGVFTFQIDYKRPGFSFISTSDVKAVRHLAHDEYLRSWDITNSRVYLTTVFVLIFVWVLFVIFFISTTPVNKTMEIHKKTN is encoded by the coding sequence ATGTTAAGTATCTTCACTATTCTCTGCCTAAGcctttgtttcttttctaaTGCGTTAAGCATACATGGCTCAAAGACACTGGTTGTATTCGATGACCGACTAACTCAGCTGGACGAGTTTTCCTATCTTTTTGATTCGTTAAAGGAACGCTCTTATGAACTAGAATACTTATCAGTGGCTAATGACTCTGGAGAAATTGAACTATATGACGGTGAGACCCCACTGTACAACAATCTTATGATCTTTCCAATTAAGGGCAAGGTTTTGAACAGAAAACTTACCGTTGATAGCCTCCTCAACTTTTATAACAATGATGGCAATATTTTTGTCATCACTTCTCCAGATGGCGTCGCTGAACCCGCTCGTATGTTTCTGAATGAATTGGGTATATATCCCAGCCCCAAAGATCATGTAGTTGTTgattattttcaagaagttCCTTCCTCCCTGGTAATTTCTACTTCTGGCATTGAGAGCAAAGACATCTTTGAGGATATTGTGAACGATTCTATCATTATCGAAAATAGCTCCGCTGCTTTGCTCGATAATCGTGACCAGATAATTCCATTTATAGCAGCCCCAAGAACCTCTTTTACGGAGggcaaaggaaaagaatcTTGGACAACAGGCTCTCAGGGATTTCTCGCAGCTGgttttcaatctttgaagaataGTCGTGTCGCTTGGATAGGAAGTGACGAGTTTCTTAAGAAcgaaaatcaaaacagtaATGGTAAATTCATTCAAGGAGTAGTTAAGTGGAACTTTAAGGAGAAAAATGTTATCAAGATAACCGAGAGCGTACACTCCCATGCCGATGGTACTCCATATGAACTCCTCCCATATAAAATTAAAGATTCTGTAAGATACGATGTCGGGATATCAGAATGGGACGGTGAAAAGTGGGTTCCATTTTTAGCAACCgatcttcaatttgagCTAAAAATGATTGATCCTTATTATAGATTACCTCTTATCCCCTTGAACGTCGATGAATCTACACAATACTATTCTACAGGCAACTTTTCTCTTCCAGATCACCATGGGGTTTTTACGTTTCAGATCGATTATAAGCGCCCCGGGTTTTCCTTCATTTCAACATCGGATGTCAAAGCTGTTCGCCACCTAGCTCATGATGAATATCTAAGAAGCTGGGATATAACCAACTCAAGGGTATATTTAACGACCGTTTTTGTGTTGATCTTTGTTTGGGTATTGTTCgttattttcttcatttccaCAACACCTGTGAATAAAACGATGGAGATTCACAAGAAGACTAATTAA
- a CDS encoding uncharacterized protein (similar to Saccharomyces cerevisiae YIL002W-A; ancestral locus Anc_7.141), whose amino-acid sequence MKADIQELEGFSTVELARLYQGLQEGEQTADDMEKRLDLMEKKMAELLEQVEGMQQLEVRQDSDSRDNQIEKDMERTDDI is encoded by the coding sequence atgaaagcTGACATTCAAGAATTGGAGGGATTCAGCACTGTAGAGTTAGCAAGACTCTACCAGGGATTGCAAGAAGGAGAACAGACGGCAGACGATATGGAAAAGAGGTTGGACttgatggaaaagaaaatggcCGAACTGCTTGAACAAGTTGAAGGGATGCAGCAACTTGAAGTACGTCAAGATTCAGATTCGCGTGATAACCAAATCGAAAAGGATATGGAACGCACGGATGATATATGA
- the INP51 gene encoding phosphoinositide 5-phosphatase INP51 (similar to Saccharomyces cerevisiae INP51 (YIL002C); ancestral locus Anc_7.142): protein MKLFVGKNPRSIVISSCGYHLSFQRVLVPVGQRQEQQQAQNIKTPTLSIRVIGDDEIIDSQKYTEVKSRIFHGLLGLLSIHGNLYIGVISGIQKVGFPRWKAENSSIVSSENVYKVLDVDFHSLDSEVFDHLFIEMSEQNHDRLIHEHPCGSLKKLFSDGTFFFSRDFDISNVLKNHGLAHSLDYTIDNQDLNYIWNANLISEIVNWRSRLSVDERHLADGEFFTFLMRGFYKTVAINSEVSPATITLISRISAENKQDSLELEGIDEDGKVSSFVETEIIVTTETLIFSYTQISGNAPLFWEVVDSQLLYGHKLKLTKSTEHNQAAFDRHFDNLASKYGVVSIVNLVKSRSESQEALASAYKNCAEIKGLKITNVEYNMTKTPNKLLYLLKQDIYEFGAFAYDIKKGIYVGKQTGVLRISSFNSIERSTIVEQLVSREVLELAGKEASMDVTITFVQVHDKLWSENIYWLGRTYSKYYKSPGKYRKVYGKLFGSRIKLYDPLHSTIIRYLKQKKASYTFEKDITIFAGTFNVSGKIPPEDIKDWICPKGSSNCKPPPDLYAIGLEEVVELTPGHMLSTDPYIKQYWEKKVLSVINTLYLDKKYGCVWSSQLGGVLLMLFISETEHQKVKHIEGDMKKTGFGGMTSNKGAVAVSFKYSATRFCLLVSHLAAGLENVEQRHNDFKTIVKNIRFSRRLRIKDHDAIIWMGDFNYRILMTNDEVRKLITAQEFSKLFEKDQLNQQMIAGEAFPYYHEMEIDFPPTYKFDPGTTTYDTSEKMRIPAWTDRILSRGSVLKQTEYGCAQNLLFSDHRPVYAIFQARVTVLDEIKKAALSAEIYKKISNKLSNMNDEEKLTLLNDGSLILDPESVVFADTDNSGILMKHRGRLPPPSSDQKKWWIGDGKQVNVILDVDTEKLVLNPMRNVNPFFEEQEGVPLYVPKS from the coding sequence ATGAAGCTGTTTGTTGGTAAAAATCCAAGATCTATAGTCATCTCATCGTGTGGATACCATTTatcatttcaaagagtacTTGTGCCAGTGGGGCAACGACAAGAGCAACAGCAAGCGCAGAATATAAAAACTCCAACGCTTTCAATCCGCGTCattggtgatgatgaaataatAGATAGCCAAAAGTACACTGAGGTTAAAAGCAGAATATTTCACGGTTTACTGGGACTCCTGTCGATTCACGGTAATTTGTATATTGGCGTTATATCTGGCATCCAAAAGGTTGGTTTTCCTAGATGGAAAGCCGAAAACTCATCGATTGTATCATCAGAAAATGTTTATAAGGTGTTAGATGTTGATTTCCATAGCCTGGATTCAGAAGTGTTTGATCACCTTTTCATAGAAATGTCTGAGCAAAACCATGATAGATTAATACACGAGCATCCATGTGGCTCTCTAAAAAAGCTATTCAGCGACGgtacttttttcttttcaagagattTCGATATATCTAATGTTTTAAAAAACCATGGGTTGGCTCACAGTCTGGATTACACGATTGATAATCAAGATTTGAACTACATTTGGAATGCGAATTTAATATCAGAAATAGTTAATTGGAGGAGTAGGCTTTCAGTTGACGAAAGGCATTTAGCTGACGGAGAATTCTTTACATTTCTAATGAGGGGCTTTTATAAAACAGTTGCAATCAACAGCGAGGTGTCCCCGGCCACCATAACACTTATTTCAAGGATATCGGCAGAAAACAAGCAGGACTCACTTGAGTTAGAGGGGATAGATGAAGACGGAAAAGTGTCCAGTTTTGTTGAAACGGAGATTATAGTCACAACAGAGACCCTCATATTTTCCTATACTCAGATCAGCGGCAACGCTCCACTTTTTTGGGAAGTCGTAGACAGTCAGTTATTATACGGACATAAGCTCAAACTTACAAAAAGCACAGAACACAACCAAGCAGCTTTTGATAGGCACTTTGATAACTTGGCGTCAAAGTACGGTGTGGTGAGCATTGTTAACCTTGTGAAATCTAGAAGTGAATCTCAAGAGGCCTTAGCCAGTGCCTACAAAAACTGCGCCGAAATAAAAGGCTTGAAAATCACAAATGTTGAATACAATATGACGAAAACACCAAATAAATTGCTATATCTTCTGAAGCAGGACATCTACGAATTTGGTGCTTTCGCTTATGATATAAAAAAAGGGATATATGTTGGTAAACAGACTGGTGTCTTGAGAATAAGCTCATTCAATTCCATCGAAAGATCGACTATCGTTGAGCAACTGGTAAGTCGAGAAGTCTTGGAATTAGCTGGTAAAGAAGCCTCGATGGATGTTACAATAACCTTCGTGCAGGTCCATGACAAACTTTGGTCAGAGAATATATACTGGTTGGGACGGACATATTCCAAGTATTATAAAAGCCCAGGAAAGTATAGAAAGGTTTACGGAAAGCTGTTTGGGTCAAGAATAAAGCTCTACGATCCTCTGCATTCTACAATTATCAGATATttgaagcaaaagaagGCGTCGTATAcgtttgaaaaagatataaCAATCTTTGCGGGTACTTTCAACGTAAGCGGCAAGATCCCGCCAGAAGATATAAAAGACTGGATTTGCCCAAAAGGCTCATCTAACTGTAAGCCTCCTCCGGACTTGTATGCTATCGGACTCGAGGAAGTTGTCGAACTGACACCAGGTCATATGTTATCCACGGATCCTTATATCAAGCAATATTGGGAAAAGAAGGTTCTTAGTGTCATAAACACCCTGTATCTGGACAAAAAGTATGGCTGCGTTTGGAGCAGTCAGCTAGGAGGTGTTCTATTAATGCTGTTCATTAGCGAAACTGAACATCAGAAGGTGAAACACATTGAAGGggatatgaaaaagacAGGATTTGGGGGTATGACCTCCAACAAGGGTGCTGTTGCTGTCAGTTTCAAGTACTCAGCTACTAGATTCTGTCTGTTGGTATCTCACTTAGCCGCAGGCCTAGAAAATGTTGAACAGCGTCATAATGATTTTAAAACAATTGTGAAAAACATACGATTTTCAAGACGTCTAAGAATTAAGGACCACGATGCGATCATATGGATGGGTGACTTCAACTATAGAATACTTATGACAAACGACGAAGTAAGAAAACTGATTACAGCGCAAGAATTTTCGAAGTTATTTGAGAAAGACCAGCTTAATCAACAAATGATTGCAGGTGAAGCGTTTCCATACTACCATGAAATGGAAATCGACTTCCCACCTACTTATAAATTTGATCCTGGAACGACAACGTATGACACCAGTGAGAAAATGCGTATTCCTGCATGGACTGATAGAATATTGAGCAGGGGTTCTGTTCTCAAACAAACCGAGTACGGCTGTGCCCAAAATCTGCTTTTTTCGGATCACAGGCCTGTATATGCAATTTTCCAGGCCAGAGTGACAGTCTTagatgaaatcaaaaaagcagCATTATCAGCTGAAAtctacaaaaaaatttctaaTAAACTATCAAATatgaatgatgaagagaaaTTGACTTTGCTCAATGATGGGAGTTTAATTTTGGATCCAGAAAGCGTAGTTTTTGCTGACACCGATAATTCTGGCATATTAATGAAGCACAGGGGACGTCTTCCACCACCCAGCTCAGACCAAAAGAAGTGGTGGATTGGAGATGGCAAGCAAGTGAATGTGATTCTCGATGTAGACACAGAAAAATTGGTTCTCAACCCTATGCGTAATGtaaatccattttttgaagagcaAGAAGGAGTACCGTTATATGTTCCAAAAAGCTAA
- the GIM4 gene encoding tubulin-binding prefolding complex subunit GIM4 (similar to Saccharomyces cerevisiae GIM4 (YEL003W); ancestral locus Anc_7.139), giving the protein MDQVSNSFQIKYNEYKQILEEMQNKIIELGHDKDEHEIVLETLNSSESGRKCYRMVGGALVESDVKTTVPILQTKKDKLTVTISSMKAELIKTAQEFEKWKKDNKIQVVTQ; this is encoded by the exons ATGGATCAAGTCAGCAATT cttttcaaatcaagtACAATGAGTACAAGCAAATCTTAGAAGAAAtgcaaaataaaataataGAGCTGGGACACGATAAGGATGAGCATGAAATCGTTCTAGAGACACTAAATAGCTCTGAATCCGGCAGAAAATGTTACCGAATGGTTGGTGGAGCCTTGGTCGAGAGTGATGTGAAAACTACTGTTCCCATccttcaaacaaaaaaagacaaattAACTGTAACCATCTCAAGCATGAAAGCTGAATTAATAAAGACTGCTCAAGAGTttgaaaagtggaaaaagGATAATAAAATTCAGGTGGTTACGCaataa